The Sphingorhabdus sp. Alg231-15 genome has a segment encoding these proteins:
- the rplD gene encoding 50S ribosomal protein L4, which translates to MKLKVKTLDAKAKGDIDLNDDVFGLEARADILHRVVNWQREKARGTARPTRERSDIARTGKKFGNQKGGGTARHGDRRAPIFVGGGKAHGARKRDFNPSLNKKVRALGLKMALSDKAKNDNLIVLENIELKEAKTQALLANIEKLGFGKSALVMDGDAVNDAFTKASNNIPRVNVMSAAGANVYDILNHETLVLTRAAVEKLEARFNG; encoded by the coding sequence ATGAAATTGAAAGTGAAAACCCTCGACGCAAAAGCCAAAGGCGACATCGATTTGAATGATGACGTGTTCGGTCTTGAAGCGCGCGCAGACATTCTGCACCGCGTCGTCAACTGGCAACGTGAAAAAGCACGCGGCACGGCTCGTCCAACGCGTGAGCGTAGTGACATTGCCCGTACCGGTAAGAAGTTCGGTAACCAAAAGGGCGGTGGTACCGCTCGTCATGGTGATCGCCGTGCTCCTATCTTCGTTGGTGGTGGTAAAGCCCACGGTGCGCGCAAGCGTGACTTCAACCCGTCGCTGAACAAGAAAGTTCGTGCACTGGGTCTGAAAATGGCGCTGTCCGACAAGGCGAAGAACGACAATTTGATCGTGCTTGAAAATATTGAACTGAAAGAAGCCAAAACACAGGCGCTTTTGGCCAATATCGAAAAGCTCGGTTTCGGTAAATCAGCACTGGTCATGGACGGTGATGCTGTAAATGATGCTTTCACGAAAGCTTCTAACAACATTCCACGCGTCAATGTGATGTCGGCTGCTGGTGCCAATGTTTATGACATTTTGAACCATGAGACTTTGGTGCTGACCCGCGCTGCAGTCGAAAAGCTGGAGGCACGCTTCAATGGCTAA
- the rpsS gene encoding 30S ribosomal protein S19: MARSIKKGPFVDLHLLKKAQDAQEASKRSPIKTWSRRSTVLPDFVGLTFNVYNGQKFIPVSVNEDMVGHKLGEFAPTRNYYGHGADKKGKK, from the coding sequence ATGGCTCGTTCCATCAAAAAAGGTCCATTTGTTGACCTCCATCTGCTGAAAAAAGCGCAAGACGCTCAGGAAGCTAGCAAGCGTTCGCCGATCAAGACCTGGTCGCGTCGTTCTACGGTTCTCCCTGATTTTGTTGGGCTGACTTTCAACGTTTATAACGGCCAGAAATTCATTCCGGTTTCCGTGAATGAGGACATGGTTGGCCACAAGCTTGGCGAGTTCGCTCCTACGCGTAACTATTACGGCCATGGCGCTGACAAAAAAGGCAAGAAATAA
- the rpsH gene encoding 30S ribosomal protein S8 yields MAFTDPLGDMLTRIRNGQQARKDSVVSPASKLRGAVLEVLQREGYIRGYSEEEVNKHPGLRIELKYFEGEPAIRHVARVSKPGRRIYSGSSELPTVRNGLGITIVSTPKGVLSDAEARSQNVGGEVLAEVF; encoded by the coding sequence ATGGCTTTTACCGATCCCTTGGGTGATATGCTCACCCGTATCCGTAACGGACAGCAAGCGCGTAAGGACAGTGTGGTTTCACCTGCTTCCAAATTGCGCGGCGCTGTTCTCGAAGTTCTGCAGCGCGAAGGTTATATTCGCGGCTACAGCGAAGAAGAGGTGAACAAGCACCCCGGTCTTCGTATTGAACTGAAATATTTTGAAGGCGAGCCGGCTATCCGCCACGTGGCCCGCGTTTCAAAGCCTGGTCGCCGTATTTACAGCGGTTCAAGTGAACTGCCGACTGTACGCAATGGCCTGGGCATCACAATTGTTTCGACGCCAAAAGGTGTTTTGTCTGACGCAGAAGCGCGCAGCCAGAATGTCGGCGGCGAAGTACTCGCAGAGGTGTTCTAA
- the rplC gene encoding 50S ribosomal protein L3 yields MRTGVIAKKMGMTRLFQEDGRHVPVTVLSLEECQVVGARKQDPDGYFAVQLGAGARKAKNVNKPQREAFAKAEVEPKARVAEFRVESEEGLLPVGARITADHFIAGQMVDIQGVTQGKGFAGAMKRWGFGGMRATHGVSISHRAHGSTGQNQDPGKVFKGKKMAGHMGAKNRTQQNLEIVRTDAARGLIFVRGSVPGSKGGWLLVKDAVKVALPEGVPFPGAMRRNADETATEDAPAGMIEADAEHEAPAGPTDEEIAAAAAETPAEAPAEEKSDAADDAGKEG; encoded by the coding sequence GTGCGTACTGGCGTGATCGCGAAAAAAATGGGGATGACCCGCTTGTTTCAGGAAGATGGTCGGCATGTGCCGGTAACCGTTCTTTCCCTGGAAGAATGTCAGGTTGTTGGAGCCCGCAAACAGGATCCGGATGGCTATTTTGCTGTTCAGCTTGGTGCAGGTGCCCGTAAAGCGAAAAATGTAAACAAACCACAACGTGAAGCTTTTGCAAAAGCGGAAGTCGAGCCAAAGGCACGTGTTGCCGAATTTCGGGTTGAGAGCGAAGAAGGTTTGCTCCCCGTTGGTGCTCGGATAACGGCTGACCACTTCATTGCGGGTCAGATGGTTGATATTCAAGGTGTGACGCAAGGTAAGGGCTTTGCCGGTGCCATGAAGCGTTGGGGTTTCGGCGGTATGCGCGCAACTCACGGTGTTTCTATCTCTCACCGTGCACATGGTTCTACCGGTCAAAACCAGGATCCTGGTAAAGTCTTCAAAGGTAAGAAGATGGCTGGTCACATGGGTGCGAAAAATCGCACGCAGCAAAATCTGGAAATCGTCCGTACAGACGCCGCTCGCGGTTTGATCTTTGTACGCGGCAGCGTTCCTGGTTCAAAAGGTGGCTGGTTGCTGGTTAAAGATGCTGTGAAAGTGGCTCTTCCTGAAGGCGTTCCATTCCCCGGTGCCATGCGCCGCAATGCGGATGAGACGGCAACGGAAGATGCGCCTGCTGGCATGATCGAGGCGGATGCAGAGCATGAAGCGCCTGCCGGTCCAACTGACGAAGAAATCGCGGCAGCAGCAGCGGAAACGCCAGCTGAGGCTCCAGCAGAAGAGAAATCTGACGCTGCAGATGATGCAGGGAAGGAGGGCTAA
- the rplB gene encoding 50S ribosomal protein L2 produces the protein MALKSYKPTSPARRGLILVDKSGLWKGKPVKKLVEGKRKTGGRNNKGHVTSRGIAGGHKQKYRLVDFKRRKFDVSATVERIEYDPNRTAFIALIKYDDGELSYILAPQRLAVGDTVIAGEKVDVKPGNAMKLSQMPIGTIIHNVEMKPGKGGQIARSAGTYVQIVGRDRGMVIVRLNSGEQRYIRSDCMGTVGAVSNPDNSNQNFGKAGRTRWKGRRPLTRGVAKNPVDHPHGGGEGRTSGGRHPVTPWGKPTKGARTRKNKTTDKMIIRSRHAKKKR, from the coding sequence ATGGCTTTAAAATCCTATAAACCAACAAGCCCCGCACGGCGTGGTCTTATCCTGGTCGACAAGAGCGGCCTGTGGAAAGGCAAGCCCGTCAAGAAGCTTGTTGAAGGCAAGCGCAAAACTGGCGGCCGTAATAATAAAGGTCATGTGACCTCTCGCGGAATCGCTGGTGGTCATAAGCAAAAATATCGTCTGGTGGACTTCAAGCGCCGCAAGTTCGATGTTTCGGCAACCGTTGAGCGGATTGAATATGATCCTAACCGGACCGCGTTCATTGCTTTGATCAAATATGACGATGGCGAGCTGAGCTACATCTTGGCACCGCAACGTCTGGCTGTTGGTGACACTGTCATCGCTGGTGAGAAAGTTGACGTGAAGCCAGGTAACGCGATGAAATTGTCGCAAATGCCAATCGGTACGATTATCCACAATGTGGAAATGAAGCCAGGTAAGGGCGGTCAGATTGCTCGCTCTGCTGGTACATATGTCCAGATTGTTGGTCGTGACCGCGGCATGGTTATCGTTCGCCTGAACTCAGGTGAACAGCGTTATATCCGCAGCGATTGCATGGGTACGGTTGGCGCGGTTTCTAACCCCGACAACTCGAACCAGAATTTCGGTAAAGCGGGCCGCACCCGTTGGAAGGGCCGTCGTCCTTTGACACGTGGTGTTGCTAAAAACCCTGTCGATCACCCGCATGGTGGTGGTGAAGGTCGGACCTCCGGTGGTCGTCATCCAGTGACACCATGGGGCAAGCCAACCAAGGGCGCTCGTACCCGTAAGAATAAAACGACCGACAAGATGATCATCCGGTCGCGTCACGCTAAGAAGAAGAGGTAA
- the rpsQ gene encoding 30S ribosomal protein S17 — MPKRILTGTVVSDKGDKTVVVNVERKVKHPLYGKIMRRSKKYHAHDEKNEMSTGETVRIEETKPISKLKTWKVLDRVGAAAAPATPKVAEITAEDEGEVKAES, encoded by the coding sequence ATGCCAAAACGTATTCTCACCGGCACGGTAGTGTCAGACAAGGGCGACAAGACTGTTGTCGTGAATGTCGAACGCAAAGTGAAACACCCACTTTACGGAAAAATTATGCGCCGGTCTAAAAAATATCATGCGCATGATGAAAAGAACGAGATGAGCACGGGCGAAACTGTGCGCATTGAGGAAACAAAGCCGATTTCCAAGCTCAAAACTTGGAAAGTGTTGGACCGGGTTGGCGCTGCTGCCGCTCCTGCAACACCTAAGGTTGCTGAAATTACTGCGGAAGACGAAGGCGAAGTCAAAGCCGAAAGCTGA
- the rplV gene encoding 50S ribosomal protein L22 produces MGKASSPRRVGDNEALAVGNSIRGSAQKLNLVAQLIRGKKAEDALNILSFSKKSMAKDVSKVLASAIANAENNHNLDVDALIVHEASVGKGLTMKRWKARARGRSAKIIKPFSRVRIVVREHEEEEA; encoded by the coding sequence ATGGGTAAGGCATCATCACCCCGCCGCGTTGGCGACAATGAAGCTTTGGCTGTTGGCAATTCCATTCGTGGTTCTGCCCAAAAGCTAAACCTTGTTGCACAGCTGATCCGCGGCAAGAAAGCGGAAGACGCTTTGAACATCCTGTCCTTCTCCAAGAAGAGCATGGCCAAGGATGTCAGCAAGGTTCTCGCTTCCGCAATCGCCAATGCAGAAAACAACCATAACCTGGATGTTGACGCATTGATCGTTCACGAAGCCAGTGTCGGCAAAGGCCTGACCATGAAGCGCTGGAAAGCCCGCGCACGTGGCCGCTCTGCCAAGATAATCAAGCCATTTAGCCGCGTTCGCATCGTTGTTCGCGAGCACGAAGAAGAAGAGGCGTAA
- the rplP gene encoding 50S ribosomal protein L16, which translates to MLQPKKTKFRKAHKGRIKGKAPGGTSLNFGSYGLKAMEPERITARQIEAARRAITRHIKRQGRLWIRIFPDVPVSKKPAEVRQGKGKGSVEYWACRVKPGRIMFELDGVPGPIAAVAFERAAMKLPIKTKVVARLGDTSHLEG; encoded by the coding sequence ATGCTGCAACCAAAGAAAACAAAATTCCGGAAGGCTCATAAGGGCCGGATTAAAGGAAAGGCGCCAGGCGGCACGTCGCTGAACTTCGGTTCCTATGGTCTGAAAGCCATGGAGCCAGAGCGGATCACCGCGCGTCAGATCGAAGCGGCTCGCCGTGCGATTACCCGTCACATCAAACGGCAAGGTCGTTTGTGGATCCGTATCTTCCCCGACGTACCGGTTTCGAAGAAACCTGCTGAAGTGCGTCAAGGTAAAGGTAAGGGTTCGGTTGAATATTGGGCTTGCCGGGTAAAACCAGGTCGGATCATGTTCGAACTGGATGGCGTTCCTGGCCCAATTGCTGCGGTTGCTTTCGAGCGTGCGGCGATGAAGCTTCCTATCAAGACAAAAGTTGTGGCTCGCCTTGGCGATACGTCACATTTGGAAGGTTAA
- the rpsC gene encoding 30S ribosomal protein S3, whose product MGQKSNPIGLRLQINRTWDSRWYAEGASYGDLLMEDIKMRKYILETVPQAAISKVVIERPAKTCRVSIYAARPGVIIGKKGADIEKLRRKLSEMSSSDVSLNIVEIRKPEVDAQLVAQGIGDQLIRRVAFRRAMKRAVQSALRLGAEGIKIVCGGRLGGAEIARVEWYREGRVPLHTLRANIDYAEHEALTAYGIIGIKVWIFKGEILGHDPMAQDRLMVEAQTSGVRPSR is encoded by the coding sequence ATGGGTCAAAAGAGTAATCCTATCGGGCTTCGCCTGCAGATTAACCGGACTTGGGACAGCCGCTGGTATGCGGAAGGTGCCAGCTATGGCGATCTCTTGATGGAAGACATCAAGATGCGCAAATATATCCTGGAAACCGTACCACAGGCTGCGATCTCCAAGGTTGTGATTGAGCGTCCGGCCAAAACCTGCCGCGTTTCCATCTATGCTGCCCGTCCTGGTGTTATCATCGGTAAGAAGGGTGCGGATATTGAAAAGCTGCGCCGCAAGCTCAGTGAAATGTCTTCCAGCGATGTGTCTTTGAACATTGTTGAAATTCGCAAGCCAGAAGTCGACGCACAGTTGGTGGCACAGGGCATTGGTGATCAGCTGATCCGCCGTGTTGCTTTCCGCCGGGCGATGAAGCGTGCGGTTCAGTCCGCTCTGCGTCTGGGCGCTGAAGGTATTAAAATTGTTTGTGGTGGCCGTTTGGGCGGAGCAGAAATTGCTCGCGTTGAATGGTATCGTGAAGGCCGCGTGCCGCTTCATACGCTGCGCGCCAATATCGATTATGCTGAACATGAAGCGCTGACCGCTTACGGCATCATCGGTATCAAGGTCTGGATTTTCAAAGGCGAGATATTGGGTCACGACCCGATGGCTCAGGATCGGTTGATGGTGGAAGCGCAAACTTCCGGCGTTCGCCCCTCTCGTTGA
- the rplE gene encoding 50S ribosomal protein L5: protein MADKDLPRMRKKYDGEVVKAMQEKFNYSNPMEVPKITKITLNMGVGEGSQDKKKTTTAAAEMELIAGQKPVITRAKTSIATFKLREGMPIGCKVTLRRERMYEFLDRLITVAMPRIRDFRGLNPKSFDGRGNFAMGIKEQIIFPEIAYDDIDVVRGMDIIVTTSAKTNDEARELLKLFGFPFPQEEEEQAAA from the coding sequence ATGGCTGATAAAGATTTGCCACGCATGCGCAAAAAATATGACGGCGAAGTCGTCAAAGCGATGCAGGAAAAGTTCAACTATTCCAATCCTATGGAAGTGCCAAAGATCACCAAGATCACACTGAACATGGGTGTTGGCGAAGGTAGTCAGGACAAGAAGAAAACCACGACGGCTGCTGCTGAAATGGAACTGATTGCTGGTCAAAAGCCTGTCATCACCAGAGCGAAAACGTCAATCGCGACGTTCAAGCTGCGTGAAGGCATGCCGATTGGTTGCAAAGTGACATTGCGCCGCGAGCGGATGTACGAATTTCTTGATCGTCTGATCACGGTGGCAATGCCCCGTATTCGTGACTTTCGTGGTCTGAATCCAAAGAGTTTTGATGGTCGTGGCAACTTCGCCATGGGCATTAAAGAGCAGATTATTTTTCCTGAGATTGCCTATGACGACATCGATGTGGTGCGCGGCATGGACATTATCGTGACGACAAGCGCGAAAACGAACGACGAAGCTCGTGAGCTTCTGAAATTATTCGGTTTCCCGTTCCCGCAGGAAGAAGAAGAGCAAGCAGCGGCATAA
- the rpmC gene encoding 50S ribosomal protein L29, translating to MSKTEDLRTKTDDQLESDLGELKREAFNLRFQAATNQLEKPSRMREVRRTIAKIKTLQNERAKAAVAEKA from the coding sequence ATGAGCAAGACAGAAGATTTGCGGACCAAGACCGACGATCAGCTTGAAAGCGATCTGGGCGAGTTGAAGCGCGAGGCATTTAACCTGCGTTTTCAGGCTGCGACCAACCAGCTCGAAAAGCCAAGTCGGATGCGTGAAGTGCGCCGCACGATTGCAAAGATTAAAACCCTGCAGAACGAGCGTGCGAAAGCCGCTGTTGCAGAAAAGGCGTAA
- the rplN gene encoding 50S ribosomal protein L14, whose amino-acid sequence MIQMQSNLEVADNSGAKRVQCIKVLGGSKRRFAGVGDIIVVSIKEAAPRGKVKKGDVHRAVIVRTRKDIRRKDGSVIRFDSNAAVLVNNAKEPIGTRIFGPVVRELRAKKHMKIISLAPEVL is encoded by the coding sequence ATGATCCAGATGCAATCGAACTTGGAGGTCGCTGACAATAGCGGAGCCAAACGCGTGCAGTGTATCAAGGTGCTGGGCGGTTCCAAGCGCCGGTTTGCTGGCGTTGGTGACATTATTGTTGTGTCGATCAAGGAAGCTGCACCGCGCGGTAAGGTCAAAAAAGGTGATGTTCACCGGGCCGTTATCGTTCGTACCCGCAAAGATATCCGCCGCAAAGACGGTTCGGTTATCCGTTTCGACAGCAATGCTGCTGTTTTGGTCAACAATGCGAAGGAGCCAATCGGCACCCGCATCTTTGGCCCTGTGGTTCGCGAACTGCGCGCCAAGAAGCACATGAAAATCATCAGCCTTGCGCCGGAGGTACTATAA
- the rplX gene encoding 50S ribosomal protein L24, with the protein MANAKIKKGDTVVVLSGKDKGKSGEVTKVMPKDGKLIVAGANVAVRHRKPTQANPQGGLERREAPMHISKVALADPKDGKPTRVRFEKSKDGKMQRVAVKSGEKVDG; encoded by the coding sequence ATGGCCAATGCAAAGATTAAAAAAGGCGACACCGTTGTTGTTCTGTCCGGCAAGGACAAAGGCAAATCCGGTGAAGTGACCAAGGTAATGCCAAAAGACGGTAAGTTGATCGTCGCTGGTGCCAATGTTGCTGTGCGTCACCGCAAACCAACACAGGCTAACCCACAAGGTGGTCTGGAACGCCGCGAAGCACCGATGCACATCAGCAAAGTTGCTTTGGCCGATCCAAAAGATGGCAAGCCAACGCGCGTTCGTTTTGAAAAATCCAAAGACGGTAAAATGCAGCGTGTAGCTGTTAAATCCGGGGAGAAAGTCGATGGCTGA
- the tuf gene encoding elongation factor Tu produces the protein MAKAKFERNKPHCNIGTIGHVDHGKTTLTAAITKVLAEAGGGEAVDFANIDKAPEERERGITISTAHVEYETDARHYAHVDCPGHADYVKNMITGAAQMDGAILVVNAADGPMPQTREHILLARQVGVPALVVFMNKVDQVDDEELLELVEMEIRELLSSYDFPGDDIPIVAGSALAALEGRDDNIGKEKILELMKAVDEAIPQPERPVDQDFLMPIEDVFSISGRGTVVTGRVETGVVNVGDEVEIVGIKDTSKTTVTGVEMFRKLLDSGEAGDNIGALIRGVAREEVERGQVLCKPGSITPHTEFSAEVYVLSKDEGGRHTPFFANYRPQFYFRTTDVTGEVILPEGTEMVMPGDNVTINVKLIAPIAMDSGLRFAIREGGRTVGSGVVSNVTK, from the coding sequence ATGGCAAAAGCAAAGTTTGAACGCAATAAGCCGCATTGCAATATCGGCACCATCGGTCACGTTGACCACGGTAAAACCACGTTGACCGCAGCGATCACGAAAGTGCTTGCTGAAGCTGGCGGCGGTGAAGCCGTTGACTTCGCGAACATCGATAAGGCGCCTGAAGAGCGTGAGCGCGGCATCACCATTTCAACGGCACACGTTGAATATGAAACCGACGCCCGTCACTATGCGCACGTCGATTGCCCAGGCCACGCTGACTATGTGAAAAACATGATCACCGGTGCTGCTCAGATGGATGGTGCTATCCTGGTTGTGAACGCAGCCGACGGCCCAATGCCACAGACTCGCGAGCACATCCTGCTTGCTCGTCAGGTTGGCGTTCCTGCTCTTGTTGTTTTCATGAACAAAGTTGACCAGGTTGACGACGAAGAGCTGCTTGAGCTCGTCGAAATGGAAATCCGTGAGCTTCTGTCTTCTTACGACTTCCCAGGTGACGATATTCCAATCGTTGCTGGTTCTGCTCTTGCAGCACTGGAAGGCCGTGACGACAATATCGGTAAAGAAAAAATTCTTGAACTGATGAAAGCCGTTGACGAAGCTATTCCTCAGCCAGAGCGTCCAGTGGATCAAGACTTCTTGATGCCAATCGAGGACGTGTTCTCAATTTCCGGTCGTGGTACGGTTGTTACCGGCCGTGTTGAAACCGGTGTTGTGAATGTTGGTGACGAAGTTGAAATCGTTGGTATCAAAGATACCTCGAAAACAACGGTTACCGGTGTTGAAATGTTCCGTAAGTTGCTCGACAGCGGTGAAGCTGGCGATAACATCGGCGCATTGATCCGCGGCGTTGCTCGTGAAGAAGTTGAGCGTGGTCAGGTTCTCTGTAAGCCTGGTTCAATTACACCTCACACCGAGTTCAGTGCCGAAGTTTATGTGTTGTCGAAAGACGAAGGCGGCCGTCACACGCCATTCTTCGCAAACTATCGCCCACAATTCTACTTCCGTACAACGGACGTGACCGGCGAAGTCATTCTGCCAGAAGGCACTGAGATGGTTATGCCTGGTGACAACGTCACAATTAACGTAAAGTTGATTGCTCCAATCGCAATGGACTCAGGTCTCCGCTTCGCAATTCGCGAAGGTGGCCGGACCGTCGGTTCAGGGGTTGTCAGCAACGTAACAAAGTAA
- the rpsN gene encoding 30S ribosomal protein S14, which produces MAKLSSINKNERRKKLVKKYAGRYAKLKAMANDQSLDETERLMARLKMAEIPRNGNPTRVRNRCETTGRPRGYYRKFRLCRIELRDMANKGLIPGVTKSSW; this is translated from the coding sequence ATGGCGAAACTGAGTTCCATTAATAAAAACGAACGTCGCAAGAAGCTGGTGAAGAAATATGCCGGTCGTTATGCGAAGTTGAAGGCGATGGCCAACGATCAGTCTCTTGACGAGACCGAGCGTTTGATGGCGCGTCTTAAAATGGCGGAAATTCCGCGCAACGGTAATCCAACCCGCGTGCGTAACCGCTGCGAAACAACAGGGCGTCCGCGCGGCTATTACCGCAAGTTCCGTCTCTGCCGCATTGAGCTGCGTGATATGGCCAATAAAGGTCTTATCCCCGGCGTAACGAAATCTAGCTGGTAA
- the rpsJ gene encoding 30S ribosomal protein S10, with product METQNIRIRLKAFDHRVLDQATGDIADTARRTGALIRGPIPMPTRIEKFTVNRGPHVDKKSREQFEVRTYKRLLDIVQPTPQTVDALMKLDLAAGVNVEIKLA from the coding sequence ATGGAAACGCAGAATATTCGCATACGCTTGAAAGCATTCGATCATCGGGTTCTCGATCAGGCGACCGGCGATATCGCTGACACTGCTCGCCGCACTGGCGCGCTTATCCGTGGACCAATCCCAATGCCAACGCGCATCGAAAAATTCACCGTAAACCGCGGCCCGCACGTAGACAAAAAGTCACGCGAGCAGTTTGAGGTCCGGACTTACAAAAGGTTGCTCGATATCGTGCAGCCTACGCCGCAAACCGTTGATGCTTTGATGAAGCTCGACCTTGCTGCTGGTGTGAATGTAGAGATTAAGCTCGCTTAA
- a CDS encoding 50S ribosomal protein L23, which produces MAKKEAVDIRHYDVIVGPHITEKTTLLSEHNAVVFKVANTATKPQIKAAIEALFDVKVKGVNTMVQKGKTKKWKGRPYTRNDVKKAVVTLAEGQTIDITTGI; this is translated from the coding sequence ATGGCTAAAAAAGAAGCAGTAGACATTCGTCACTATGACGTAATTGTCGGCCCGCACATCACCGAGAAAACAACCTTGCTCAGCGAACATAATGCTGTGGTCTTTAAAGTCGCCAACACCGCGACCAAGCCACAGATTAAAGCCGCTATCGAGGCGCTGTTTGATGTCAAAGTCAAAGGCGTGAACACGATGGTGCAAAAGGGCAAGACCAAGAAGTGGAAGGGTCGTCCCTACACTCGCAACGATGTTAAGAAAGCTGTCGTGACTTTGGCTGAAGGCCAGACCATCGACATCACCACGGGAATTTAA